One Neisseria sp. Marseille-Q5346 genomic region harbors:
- a CDS encoding FAD/FMN-binding oxidoreductase, giving the protein MTTTTAPQRIREIPYNYTSYTDREIVIRLLGDEAWQILQDLRGQRKTGRSARMLFEVLGDIWVVVRNPYLVDDLLEHPKRRAALVREMRHRLNEIRKRRDDNRQVDVLVAAAEKAVERFDSSFDETSQKRHQILDRLSKITKPHNIMFDGLARVTHVTDATDWRVEYPFVVVNPDTEAEIAPLVRALIELDLVIIPRGGGTGYTGGAVPLDANSAVINTEKLDKHRGVEDVELAGLDGRHPIIHCGAGVVTRRVEETAHQAGLVFAVDPTSADASCVGGNVAMNAGGKKAVLWGTALDNLAYWNMVNPQGEWLRIERVRHNFGKIHDEEIAVFDVHTLDSDGRNIVNTKRLEIPGHKFRKVGLGKDVTDKFLSGLPGVQKEGTDGIITSVAFVLHKMPKYTRTVCMEFFGTVATATPSIVEIRDFLLAHDSVRLAGLEHLDWRYVRAVGYATKAAGKGRPKMVLLADVVSDDEAAVEAAAEHICELARARDGEGFIAISPEARKTFWLDRSRTAAIAKHTNAFKINEDVVIPLERLGEYSDGIERINIELSIQNKLKLCAALEQYLSGKLPIDKMGTDLPTAELLGERGKHALAHVSAVKARWEWLLANLDAPLADYKVHYGAAVHAAPEAKDNESCFIAFRDFHLRVSVKADVMKPLSEIFSGKTDTKIIEGLGKIHAKTVRSRVFVALHMHAGDGNVHTNIPVNSDDAEMLQTAYRSVERIMKIARSLGGVISGEHGIGITKLEFLTDEDLQPFWNYKNQVDPKHTFNRHKLMKGSDLRNAYTPSFELLGAESLIMEKSDLGTIADSVKDCLRCGKCKPVCSTHVPRANLLYSPRNKILGVGLLTEAFLYEEQTRRGVSVKHFEELMDIGDHCTVCHRCVKPCPVNIDFGNVTVAIRNYLADSGHKRFAPAASMGMAFLNATGPKTIKALRAAMIQTGFPAQNFAYKIGKLLPIGTKKQKAEPKATVGTASIKEQVIHFINRPLPKSVPAKTPRSMLGIEDDKSIPIIRNPAAPEDAEAVFYFPGCGSERLFSQIGLAVQAMLWHVGVQTVLPPGYMCCGYPQDAGGNKAKAEEMSTNNRVAFHRMANTLNYLDIKTVVVSCGTCYDQLEKYRFEEIFPGCRIIDIHEYLLEKGVQLNGVQGQQYLYHDPCHTPIKTMNATQMASSLMGQKVVLSDRCCGESGMFAVKRPDIATQIKFRKQEEIEKNLKELPQGEPVKMLTSCPACLQGLSRYADDNNMPADYIVIEMAKHILGENWLDEFVKKANNGGIEKVLL; this is encoded by the coding sequence ATGACCACGACTACTGCCCCTCAGCGTATTCGAGAAATTCCCTATAACTATACTTCTTATACCGACCGCGAAATCGTCATCCGACTGTTGGGCGACGAAGCGTGGCAAATCCTGCAAGACCTGCGCGGTCAGCGTAAGACAGGACGTTCGGCGCGAATGTTGTTTGAAGTGTTGGGCGATATTTGGGTGGTCGTGCGCAATCCGTATCTGGTCGATGACTTGCTGGAGCACCCGAAACGCCGCGCCGCGTTGGTACGCGAAATGCGCCACCGCTTAAATGAAATCCGCAAACGCCGCGACGATAATCGGCAAGTGGATGTCTTGGTTGCCGCAGCAGAAAAAGCAGTCGAGCGTTTTGATAGTAGTTTTGATGAAACCAGCCAAAAACGCCATCAAATTTTGGATCGCTTAAGCAAAATTACCAAGCCGCACAATATTATGTTTGACGGCTTGGCTCGCGTAACGCACGTTACCGATGCAACCGACTGGCGCGTGGAGTATCCTTTTGTCGTCGTCAATCCTGATACCGAGGCAGAGATCGCGCCTTTGGTGCGCGCCTTAATCGAGTTGGACTTGGTCATCATCCCGCGCGGCGGCGGTACAGGTTATACCGGCGGCGCAGTACCTTTGGATGCAAACAGCGCAGTCATCAATACCGAAAAACTCGACAAACATCGCGGCGTGGAAGACGTTGAGCTGGCAGGCTTGGACGGCAGACATCCGATTATCCATTGCGGTGCAGGCGTAGTAACACGCCGGGTAGAAGAAACCGCGCATCAGGCGGGTTTGGTGTTCGCCGTCGATCCGACTTCCGCCGATGCGTCTTGCGTGGGCGGTAATGTGGCGATGAATGCAGGTGGCAAAAAGGCCGTACTGTGGGGTACTGCCTTGGACAACCTCGCCTACTGGAACATGGTTAACCCTCAAGGCGAATGGTTACGTATCGAACGCGTGCGCCACAATTTCGGCAAAATCCACGATGAAGAAATTGCCGTGTTTGACGTACATACGCTGGATTCAGACGGCCGCAATATCGTCAATACCAAACGTTTGGAAATACCCGGCCACAAATTCCGCAAAGTCGGTTTGGGCAAAGACGTTACCGACAAATTCTTGAGCGGTCTGCCCGGAGTGCAAAAAGAAGGCACAGACGGCATCATCACCAGCGTCGCCTTCGTATTGCATAAAATGCCGAAATACACGCGCACCGTGTGTATGGAGTTTTTCGGCACGGTTGCCACCGCCACGCCTTCTATCGTTGAAATCCGCGACTTCCTGCTCGCCCACGACAGCGTGCGGCTGGCGGGTTTGGAACATTTAGACTGGCGTTACGTCCGTGCCGTCGGTTATGCCACCAAAGCAGCAGGCAAAGGCCGGCCTAAAATGGTCTTGCTGGCAGACGTGGTTTCCGACGATGAAGCCGCCGTAGAGGCAGCCGCCGAACACATCTGCGAACTCGCCCGCGCCCGCGACGGCGAAGGCTTTATCGCCATATCTCCCGAAGCCCGCAAAACCTTCTGGCTTGACCGCAGCCGCACCGCCGCCATAGCCAAACACACCAACGCCTTTAAAATCAATGAAGACGTGGTAATCCCACTCGAAAGACTCGGTGAGTATTCAGACGGCATCGAGCGCATCAACATTGAGCTTTCCATCCAAAACAAACTCAAACTCTGTGCCGCCTTGGAGCAATATCTGTCCGGCAAACTCCCCATCGACAAAATGGGAACAGACCTGCCAACCGCCGAACTGTTGGGCGAACGCGGCAAACACGCCCTGGCCCACGTTTCCGCTGTCAAAGCGCGTTGGGAATGGTTGCTTGCTAACTTAGACGCACCACTTGCCGACTATAAAGTCCACTATGGCGCAGCCGTCCACGCCGCGCCCGAAGCCAAAGACAATGAAAGCTGCTTTATTGCCTTCCGCGATTTCCACCTGCGCGTGTCTGTCAAAGCAGACGTAATGAAGCCACTTTCTGAAATCTTCAGCGGCAAAACCGACACCAAAATCATCGAAGGCTTGGGCAAAATCCACGCCAAAACCGTACGCAGCCGCGTCTTTGTCGCCCTGCATATGCACGCCGGCGACGGTAACGTTCACACCAATATTCCGGTTAACTCAGACGATGCCGAAATGCTTCAGACGGCCTATCGTTCGGTCGAACGCATTATGAAAATCGCCCGTTCGCTCGGCGGCGTAATTTCCGGCGAACACGGCATCGGCATTACCAAGCTCGAATTTTTGACCGATGAAGATTTGCAACCGTTTTGGAACTACAAAAACCAAGTCGATCCCAAACACACCTTCAACCGTCACAAACTGATGAAAGGCTCGGACCTGCGCAACGCCTATACGCCGTCTTTCGAGCTTTTGGGGGCGGAATCTCTGATTATGGAAAAATCAGACCTCGGCACCATCGCCGATTCCGTCAAAGACTGTCTGCGCTGCGGCAAATGCAAACCTGTTTGCTCTACTCACGTTCCGCGTGCCAACCTGCTGTATAGCCCACGCAACAAAATCCTCGGCGTAGGATTGCTGACCGAAGCCTTCTTATATGAAGAACAAACCCGTCGCGGCGTTTCCGTCAAACATTTTGAAGAACTGATGGACATCGGCGACCACTGCACCGTGTGCCACCGCTGCGTTAAACCTTGCCCTGTCAACATCGACTTCGGCAACGTTACCGTAGCCATTCGCAACTACCTTGCCGATTCCGGCCACAAACGCTTTGCGCCTGCGGCTTCAATGGGCATGGCATTTTTGAACGCAACAGGCCCGAAAACCATCAAAGCCCTTCGCGCCGCCATGATACAGACCGGCTTCCCAGCGCAAAACTTTGCATACAAAATCGGCAAGCTTCTTCCGATCGGCACTAAAAAGCAAAAAGCTGAACCGAAAGCCACCGTCGGTACCGCCTCAATCAAAGAACAGGTTATCCATTTCATCAACCGTCCTTTACCGAAAAGCGTGCCAGCCAAAACTCCGCGCTCCATGCTGGGCATCGAAGATGACAAGAGTATTCCTATCATCCGCAATCCGGCCGCGCCCGAAGATGCCGAAGCCGTGTTCTACTTCCCAGGTTGCGGCTCTGAGCGTCTGTTCAGCCAAATCGGACTTGCCGTTCAAGCCATGCTCTGGCATGTCGGTGTACAAACCGTCCTGCCGCCGGGCTATATGTGTTGCGGCTATCCGCAAGACGCTGGCGGCAATAAGGCTAAAGCCGAAGAAATGAGCACCAACAACCGCGTGGCTTTCCACCGTATGGCGAACACCCTCAACTACCTCGACATTAAAACCGTCGTCGTCAGTTGCGGTACCTGCTATGACCAACTGGAAAAATACCGTTTTGAGGAAATCTTCCCAGGCTGCCGTATCATCGACATCCACGAATATCTGCTTGAAAAAGGGGTGCAGCTAAACGGAGTGCAAGGTCAGCAGTACCTCTACCACGACCCTTGCCATACCCCGATTAAAACCATGAACGCCACCCAAATGGCCAGCAGCCTGATGGGACAGAAAGTCGTCTTAAGCGACCGCTGCTGCGGCGAGTCCGGTATGTTTGCCGTCAAACGACCCGACATTGCCACTCAGATCAAGTTCCGCAAACAAGAGGAAATTGAGAAAAACCTCAAAGAGCTGCCGCAGGGCGAACCCGTCAAAATGCTCACCTCCTGCCCAGCCTGCCTGCAAGGCTTGAGCCGCTACGCCGACGACAACAATATGCCTGCAGACTACATCGTCATCGAAATGGCAAAACACATCCTCGGTGAAAACTGGCTGGATGAGTTTGTGAAAAAAGCCAATAACGGCGGTATAGAAAAAGTATTACTCTAA
- a CDS encoding uracil-xanthine permease family protein, giving the protein MNQLKTAVAGAQILFVAFGAMVLVPLLTGLNPALALLGAGLGTLLFQLVTKRKVPIFLGSSFAFIAPIIYSIGEWGLPSTMFGLFAAGFMYFVFAALIRWRGLDAVHKLLPPVVIGPVIMVIGLSVAAAASSMAMGQADGKQVIDYIDSLILSGFTFAVTVIVSVFGSKMMKLIPILIGVASGYVLALIMGLVDTSAIINAPWFAVPHFETPQVNWQAALFMLPVAIAPAIEHIGGIMAIGNVTGKNYTKDPGLDKTLAGDGLGVCVAGLIGGPPVTTYGEVTGAVMITKNSNPVIMTWAAIFAIFMAFFGKFNAFLASIPMPVMGGIMLLLFGTIASLGIKTLIDAKVDLMQPKNLVIVSSVLTTGIGGMIIKVGTLSFAGVGLCAVLAIILNCVLPNTKSEEA; this is encoded by the coding sequence ATGAACCAGCTTAAAACGGCGGTAGCCGGTGCGCAGATTTTGTTTGTCGCATTCGGTGCCATGGTGCTTGTGCCGCTTCTGACGGGACTGAACCCGGCTTTGGCATTATTAGGCGCAGGCTTAGGCACCTTGTTGTTCCAATTGGTTACCAAACGTAAAGTGCCGATTTTCCTCGGTTCTTCTTTTGCCTTTATTGCACCGATTATCTACTCCATCGGCGAATGGGGTCTGCCTTCTACCATGTTCGGTCTGTTTGCGGCAGGTTTCATGTACTTTGTCTTTGCCGCGTTGATCAGATGGCGCGGTCTGGATGCGGTACACAAGCTGTTGCCACCCGTGGTTATCGGTCCGGTGATTATGGTAATCGGTTTGTCCGTGGCCGCTGCAGCCAGCAGCATGGCCATGGGTCAGGCAGATGGAAAACAGGTCATCGACTATATCGACTCGCTGATTCTCTCCGGCTTTACCTTTGCGGTAACCGTCATTGTTTCTGTCTTCGGCAGCAAAATGATGAAGCTGATTCCGATTTTGATCGGCGTGGCTTCCGGCTATGTGTTGGCTTTGATCATGGGCTTGGTCGATACCAGCGCCATCATCAACGCTCCTTGGTTTGCCGTCCCTCATTTTGAAACGCCCCAAGTTAACTGGCAGGCTGCCTTGTTTATGTTGCCTGTTGCCATCGCCCCGGCCATCGAACACATCGGCGGCATTATGGCCATCGGTAATGTGACCGGAAAAAACTACACTAAAGACCCGGGCTTGGACAAAACCCTCGCCGGCGACGGCTTGGGCGTGTGCGTGGCCGGTTTGATCGGCGGCCCGCCTGTAACCACTTACGGCGAAGTAACCGGCGCGGTGATGATTACCAAAAACAGCAACCCCGTTATCATGACTTGGGCGGCAATTTTTGCGATTTTCATGGCATTTTTCGGTAAGTTCAACGCGTTTTTGGCTTCGATTCCTATGCCGGTTATGGGCGGCATTATGTTGCTGCTGTTCGGTACAATCGCCTCTTTGGGCATCAAAACATTGATTGATGCGAAAGTCGATTTGATGCAGCCGAAAAATCTGGTTATCGTCAGCTCCGTATTGACGACCGGTATCGGCGGCATGATTATCAAAGTAGGTACTTTGAGCTTCGCCGGTGTAGGTTTGTGCGCCGTATTGGCCATTATCCTGAACTGCGTTTTGCCCAATACAAAATCAGAAGAAGCATAA
- a CDS encoding multifunctional CCA addition/repair protein: MNTQTIKTYLVGGAVRDHLLGLPVKDRDWVVIGADAQTMLAKGYQPVGKDFPVFLHPDSHEEYALARTERKTAKGYAGFSFHADKDVTLEQDLMRRDLTINAMAQDSDGTIIDPFGGQQDLADGILRHVSPAFAEDPVRILRIARFAARYGFQIADETMLLMRQMIENGEADALVAERVWQELAKGLMEKNPRKMIEVLRECGALKVLLPELDALFGVPQRADYHPEIDSGIHTLMVVQLAAEMNLSLAERYAALLHDLGKAKTPADILPKHYEHDINGVEPVREVNQRLRAPKHCAELAELVCRWHIMLHQVGQFKSKTILKVLKKTDAFRRPERFQTALNVCVADKQGRLNLEDTPYPQREHWLALLEAANQVDAGKIAAECHAQGKAHLIAEQIDHARLAQITPLQKAYQADKVGGY, translated from the coding sequence ATGAATACACAAACCATCAAAACCTATCTTGTCGGCGGCGCCGTCCGCGACCATCTGTTAGGCCTGCCCGTCAAAGACCGCGATTGGGTAGTCATCGGTGCAGATGCGCAAACCATGTTGGCTAAAGGCTATCAACCTGTCGGCAAGGATTTCCCTGTCTTTCTCCATCCGGACAGCCACGAAGAATACGCCCTCGCCCGTACCGAGCGCAAAACCGCCAAAGGCTATGCCGGATTCAGCTTTCATGCCGATAAAGACGTTACGCTGGAACAAGACCTAATGCGTCGCGACCTGACCATCAATGCCATGGCTCAGGATTCAGACGGCACGATCATCGATCCCTTTGGCGGACAACAAGACTTAGCGGACGGCATCCTGCGCCACGTTTCGCCTGCCTTTGCCGAAGATCCCGTGCGGATTTTGCGTATCGCCCGTTTTGCCGCGCGTTATGGGTTTCAAATTGCCGATGAAACCATGTTGCTGATGCGGCAAATGATAGAAAACGGCGAAGCGGATGCCTTGGTTGCCGAACGCGTCTGGCAGGAATTGGCCAAAGGCTTGATGGAGAAAAACCCGCGCAAAATGATTGAAGTTTTGCGCGAATGCGGCGCGCTCAAAGTCTTGCTGCCCGAACTTGACGCCCTTTTCGGCGTACCGCAACGCGCCGACTATCATCCCGAAATCGACAGCGGTATCCATACGCTGATGGTTGTACAACTAGCCGCCGAAATGAATCTGTCCCTTGCCGAACGCTATGCCGCCCTATTGCACGACTTGGGCAAGGCAAAAACACCGGCCGATATCCTGCCGAAACACTACGAACACGACATCAATGGTGTCGAACCCGTCCGCGAAGTCAATCAACGCCTGCGCGCGCCCAAACACTGCGCCGAGCTTGCCGAACTCGTCTGCCGCTGGCACATCATGCTCCACCAAGTCGGGCAGTTCAAAAGCAAAACCATTTTGAAGGTTTTGAAAAAAACCGATGCCTTCCGCCGCCCCGAACGTTTTCAGACGGCCTTAAACGTCTGCGTGGCCGACAAACAAGGCCGTCTGAACCTTGAAGACACCCCCTATCCGCAACGCGAACACTGGCTGGCTTTACTTGAAGCTGCCAACCAAGTAGATGCAGGCAAAATCGCCGCCGAGTGCCACGCACAAGGAAAAGCGCACCTTATCGCCGAACAAATTGATCATGCCCGCTTAGCGCAAATTACACCGCTGCAAAAAGCATATCAGGCAGACAAAGTAGGAGGATATTGA
- the ung gene encoding uracil-DNA glycosylase, with product MQTWHEAIGAEKEKAYFQTILEKVRHERQTGITVYPSERDVFNAFRTTEFGNVKVVILGQDPYHGAGQAHGLAFSVQPEIAVPPSLVNIYKELATDIEGFQIPQHGYLQHWAEQGVLLLNTVLTVRAGAAHSHATFGWEAFTDEVIRQLDKEREHLVFMLWGSHAQKKGAFIDRNRHLVLTAPHPSPLSAYRGFFGCKHFSQANAYLQAHGLEPIDWQV from the coding sequence ATGCAAACTTGGCATGAGGCAATTGGTGCAGAAAAAGAAAAGGCGTATTTCCAAACGATTTTGGAGAAGGTGCGCCATGAAAGGCAGACGGGGATAACCGTTTATCCGTCCGAGCGCGATGTATTCAATGCCTTTCGGACGACTGAATTCGGAAATGTAAAGGTAGTGATTTTGGGGCAAGACCCGTATCACGGTGCAGGTCAGGCGCATGGTTTGGCGTTTTCCGTGCAACCTGAAATTGCGGTGCCGCCGTCACTGGTCAATATTTATAAAGAGTTGGCGACGGATATTGAAGGTTTTCAGATTCCGCAACACGGCTATTTGCAGCATTGGGCGGAACAGGGCGTGTTGCTGTTGAACACGGTATTGACTGTTCGTGCCGGTGCGGCGCATTCTCATGCGACCTTCGGCTGGGAGGCGTTTACCGATGAAGTCATCCGTCAATTGGATAAGGAACGCGAGCATTTAGTCTTTATGCTGTGGGGCAGCCATGCGCAGAAGAAAGGCGCGTTTATCGACCGCAACCGCCATTTGGTGCTGACCGCGCCGCATCCTTCCCCTTTATCGGCATATCGCGGCTTTTTCGGCTGCAAACATTTTTCGCAGGCAAACGCTTATTTGCAGGCACATGGTTTAGAGCCGATTGATTGGCAGGTTTAA
- a CDS encoding sulfate/molybdate ABC transporter ATP-binding protein, with amino-acid sequence MSITIQNLNKHFGAFHALKNINLNVPTGKLVSLLGPSGCGKTTLLRIIAGLENADGGQILFDGQDVTAKHVRERKVGFVFQHYALFRHMNVFDNVAFGLTVLPKSERPSKEQIRAKVEELLKLVQLSHLAKSYPHQLSGGQRQRIALARALAVEPKLLLLDEPFGALDAKVRKELRTWLRDIHHNLGVTSILVTHDQEEALEVSDEIVVMNHGKIEQTGSAEVIYRKPENAFVTEFLGETDAFEGRIEKGIWHYHGFAWKLDAHYKWQEQTAIGYIRPHEWQLAAEHETPMIRAEIEKIHAVGALTHIVVKHDKQDVHITLAGSDAARYQIAEGKELNLIPKQVYVFSQNELIEYSI; translated from the coding sequence ATGAGCATCACCATCCAAAACTTAAATAAACACTTCGGAGCGTTCCACGCGCTGAAAAACATCAACCTCAACGTCCCCACCGGCAAACTCGTTTCCCTGCTCGGCCCTTCCGGCTGCGGCAAAACCACGCTCCTGCGCATCATCGCCGGATTGGAAAACGCCGACGGCGGCCAAATTCTCTTTGACGGCCAAGACGTAACCGCCAAGCATGTGCGCGAACGCAAAGTCGGCTTCGTGTTCCAACACTACGCCCTTTTCCGCCATATGAACGTGTTTGACAACGTCGCTTTCGGTTTGACCGTATTGCCCAAGTCCGAACGCCCGTCCAAAGAACAAATCCGCGCCAAAGTCGAAGAACTGCTCAAACTCGTGCAGCTCTCCCACCTCGCCAAATCCTATCCGCACCAGCTCTCCGGCGGCCAACGCCAACGCATCGCCCTTGCCCGTGCTCTCGCCGTCGAACCCAAACTCCTGCTCCTGGACGAACCCTTTGGCGCGCTGGATGCCAAAGTGCGCAAAGAATTGCGCACTTGGCTGCGTGACATCCATCACAACTTGGGCGTGACCAGTATTTTAGTAACTCACGACCAAGAAGAAGCCCTCGAAGTTTCCGACGAAATTGTCGTCATGAACCACGGCAAAATCGAACAAACCGGCAGCGCCGAAGTCATTTACCGCAAACCCGAAAACGCCTTCGTTACCGAGTTTCTCGGCGAAACCGACGCATTTGAAGGACGCATCGAAAAAGGCATCTGGCATTACCACGGCTTCGCGTGGAAATTGGATGCACACTACAAATGGCAGGAACAAACCGCTATCGGCTACATCCGTCCGCACGAATGGCAGCTAGCCGCCGAACATGAAACACCGATGATCCGCGCCGAAATCGAAAAAATCCACGCCGTCGGCGCATTAACGCATATTGTGGTAAAACACGACAAACAGGACGTGCACATCACGCTGGCAGGTAGCGATGCCGCGCGTTACCAAATCGCCGAAGGCAAAGAATTGAATCTGATTCCGAAACAGGTTTATGTCTTCTCTCAAAACGAGCTGATTGAATATTCGATCTGA
- the cysW gene encoding sulfate ABC transporter permease subunit CysW has translation MKTHSTNPNLSEPRWLRVLLTATALGFLLLMLVVPLVAVFYEALKGGWDLYLQSLTDPEAWSAIKLTLITALIVVPVNAVLGVAMAWLLTRFDFRGKQLLTTLLDLPFSVSPVVAGLMFVLLFGAHTALGGWLEAQGIQIIFAIPGIILATLFVTFPFVAREIIPLMQAQGDSEEQAALILGANGWQMFWRVTLPNIKWALLYGIILTNARAMGEFGAVSVVSGHIRGETNTIPLLVEIFYNEYNFTGAFALSGVLALLALATLLVQNIITKLQDKKLAAAERNAA, from the coding sequence ATGAAAACCCATTCCACTAATCCAAACTTGAGCGAACCGCGTTGGCTGCGCGTATTGCTGACTGCTACCGCCTTGGGCTTTCTGCTGCTGATGCTGGTCGTGCCTTTGGTTGCCGTATTCTACGAGGCCTTAAAAGGCGGTTGGGATTTATACCTGCAGTCCTTGACCGATCCCGAAGCTTGGTCTGCCATCAAATTAACGCTGATTACCGCGCTGATTGTCGTTCCCGTCAATGCCGTCTTGGGCGTGGCGATGGCGTGGCTGCTGACCCGTTTTGACTTCCGCGGCAAGCAGTTGCTGACTACCCTGCTCGATTTGCCGTTTTCCGTATCGCCCGTGGTGGCCGGTTTGATGTTCGTCTTATTGTTCGGCGCGCACACGGCATTGGGCGGCTGGCTCGAAGCGCAAGGCATACAGATTATCTTCGCCATCCCCGGCATTATTTTGGCGACACTGTTCGTTACCTTTCCCTTTGTCGCGCGCGAAATCATTCCGCTGATGCAGGCGCAGGGCGACAGCGAAGAACAGGCTGCCTTGATACTCGGCGCAAACGGCTGGCAGATGTTTTGGCGCGTTACCCTGCCCAACATCAAATGGGCGTTGCTCTACGGAATCATCCTCACCAACGCCCGCGCGATGGGCGAATTCGGCGCGGTCAGCGTGGTATCGGGGCACATTCGCGGCGAAACCAACACCATCCCGCTTTTGGTCGAAATCTTCTACAACGAATACAACTTTACCGGCGCATTCGCCCTCTCCGGCGTATTGGCACTTTTAGCCTTGGCCACCTTGCTGGTGCAAAACATCATCACCAAATTACAAGATAAAAAACTCGCCGCCGCCGAAAGGAACGCAGCATGA
- the cysT gene encoding sulfate ABC transporter permease subunit CysT has protein sequence MLLLKTPSVLPGFKLSLGLTVLCLSLLVVLPFAMMAAKAAEIGWSGFWNTITEPNVLAAVWLSLRMSFYAMLTNIVFGTLVAWVLVRYEFPGKGLVNALVDLPFALPTAVTGIALATLYAPNGWIGRFFEPLGIKIAFTPIGIWIALIVVSLPFIVRAVQPVLEELSGEYEEAAATLGASRWTTFRRVLLPEITPALLTGAGMMFARSTGEYGSVIFIAGNIPMVSEILPLIITGKLEQYDAQGASAVALFMLMISFVILLILNIMQWTLSRRAGARV, from the coding sequence ATGTTGTTACTCAAAACGCCTTCTGTATTGCCGGGTTTCAAGCTCAGCCTGGGTTTGACGGTTTTGTGCCTGTCGCTTTTGGTGGTTTTGCCGTTTGCGATGATGGCGGCCAAAGCGGCGGAAATCGGCTGGAGCGGATTTTGGAACACGATTACCGAACCCAATGTCTTGGCGGCCGTCTGGCTGAGCTTGCGGATGTCGTTTTATGCGATGTTGACCAATATCGTGTTCGGCACGCTGGTTGCCTGGGTATTGGTGCGCTATGAATTTCCAGGCAAAGGATTAGTAAACGCTTTGGTCGATTTGCCGTTTGCACTACCGACGGCGGTAACAGGCATTGCGTTGGCAACCCTATACGCCCCCAATGGCTGGATAGGCCGTTTTTTCGAGCCTTTGGGCATCAAAATCGCCTTTACGCCCATCGGCATTTGGATTGCGCTGATTGTCGTCAGCCTGCCCTTTATCGTCCGCGCCGTGCAGCCGGTATTGGAAGAATTGTCGGGCGAGTATGAAGAAGCGGCGGCGACTTTAGGCGCAAGCCGTTGGACTACGTTCCGCCGCGTCCTCTTGCCTGAAATCACGCCGGCCCTGTTGACCGGCGCAGGCATGATGTTTGCCCGCTCTACCGGCGAATACGGATCGGTCATTTTTATCGCGGGCAATATTCCAATGGTGTCTGAAATTCTGCCCTTGATTATTACCGGCAAACTGGAGCAATACGATGCTCAGGGCGCGTCAGCCGTTGCTCTGTTTATGCTGATGATTTCGTTTGTCATCCTGCTGATTTTAAACATTATGCAATGGACTTTGAGCCGCCGCGCCGGAGCGAGGGTTTAA
- a CDS encoding DUF4124 domain-containing protein has protein sequence MNKIWISTLLLALTTAVSAAPIFECTDSAGRKIYTQAGGKNCKASNIGKPSVYTSAPVSTPATPISPSKTEQAEEAVAPVNPADVGAAKRALDTAKKNLEEGKKVRYGNERNYARYLERINGLEKAVRSAQENHDAAQHQPASQDPVAY, from the coding sequence ATGAACAAAATTTGGATCAGCACATTACTGCTCGCGTTGACAACTGCGGTTTCCGCCGCGCCTATTTTTGAATGTACCGATTCTGCCGGCCGCAAAATCTATACCCAAGCCGGCGGCAAAAACTGCAAAGCCAGCAATATCGGCAAACCGTCCGTATATACTTCTGCGCCTGTTTCAACACCGGCAACGCCGATTTCCCCTAGCAAAACCGAGCAGGCGGAAGAAGCTGTCGCCCCGGTCAATCCGGCTGATGTCGGCGCGGCCAAGCGTGCTTTAGATACCGCCAAGAAAAATTTGGAAGAAGGCAAAAAAGTGCGTTATGGCAATGAACGCAACTATGCCCGCTATCTCGAACGGATCAACGGTTTGGAAAAAGCCGTCCGCTCGGCTCAGGAAAACCATGACGCGGCGCAACACCAGCCTGCATCTCAAGATCCTGTTGCCTATTGA